The Planococcus halocryophilus nucleotide sequence ACTTACTTCATAAACCATACGCAAAGCAACAGGCTTAATAGCAGGTCCAGACAAGCCACCCGTAATATTAGCGATAATCGGTCTCCCTGTTTTCGTATCCATACGCATGCCGAGTAATGTATTGATCATCGTGATGCCGTCAGCACCACCTTCTTCAACAGCTTTTGCGATTGAGACAATGTTCGTCACGTTTGGAGACAGCTTAATATAAACCGGTACAGCAGACACTTCTTTTACAGCACGTGTCAATTCACGCGCTACATCTGGGTCAGTACCGAATGTGATGCCACCTTGTTTAACGTTTGGGCACGAAATATTAATTTCGAGTGCGTGAACGTTTGGAGATTGTGAAATCTTTTTTGCGACTTCTACATAATCTTCAGTTGTTGTACCGGCAACGTTTGCGATAATCGGCACATCGTATTTTTCCAACCACGGCAATTCTTGCTCTGTAACTTTTTCAAGTCCTGGGTTTTGTAAGCCGATTGCGTTTAACATCCCAGATGCAGTTTCTGCCACACGTGGCGTTGGGTTGCCGAGACGTGTTTCGACGGTTGTTGCTTTAATCATAATGGCACCAAGTTGCGATAAATCATACAGTTGCGCATATTCTTTCCCAAAACCAAAGCATCCAGATGCAGGCATGATTGGATTTTTCAAGTTGAGTCCTGGTAGTTTTACTGTCAAATCGCTCATGAAATCACCACTCCTGCTGGAAATACCGGACCATCTGAACACACTTTGATGTAATCCGTTTCACTTTTC carries:
- a CDS encoding dihydroorotate dehydrogenase; this encodes MSDLTVKLPGLNLKNPIMPASGCFGFGKEYAQLYDLSQLGAIMIKATTVETRLGNPTPRVAETASGMLNAIGLQNPGLEKVTEQELPWLEKYDVPIIANVAGTTTEDYVEVAKKISQSPNVHALEINISCPNVKQGGITFGTDPDVARELTRAVKEVSAVPVYIKLSPNVTNIVSIAKAVEEGGADGITMINTLLGMRMDTKTGRPIIANITGGLSGPAIKPVALRMVYEVSQHTKLPIIGMGGVTNVDDVIDFLSAGASAVAVGTANFVNPFVCPEIIGQLPERLHELGFDSVEQLVGRSHRL